In Rhipicephalus sanguineus isolate Rsan-2018 chromosome 1, BIME_Rsan_1.4, whole genome shotgun sequence, the DNA window CGATGAAGGAAAAGTTTCAAGGCATGGTACACAGAGCACCCTGTGCAAACTATGACTATATTTACATCAGCGAAAGTGGCAATCTTTAAAAAGTGTCTAAAACAATGTATGCATGATGTTGAAAAGCATTTCACTGTCAATCCACTTAATGAGCATGTGCCAACTTCCAACATGAAATGGATATGAATATGTGTGCTTTTCCACTCACATATTTGCAAATGCAAGGTGTTATAACATTATAACCCTAAAGTATATCCTATTTACTGTAAGTGCTGCACATAAGAAGGCTATTGTGAAAGAAAATAAGAACGCATAGGCACTTGTATGGTACTAAAGTACAACATATGTGAAGACCCCACGCTAAAAGCAGTTATTCCAAGATAATTCAATACTAAACTTATAacaaatatttttaaaatttgaTACATTGTAGAGCACGCGTGTTTAATACTTACTGGGAAAGTTTCCTCTAAAGAAAGAAATTCAAAAGGGCAACGAATAAACCTAGAGGATTTTCTTTTCACACTTCTCAACTATGTAACTATGGTATGAAGACTCACCACTTGAAAGCCAAACAAATATGCACATCTCCTTTTAATGCGACCTGTTCAAGATTATCTGCAAGTGCAGTGAAAGCCTAGGATGTGAAACATGGGTCTGGTTACATCACAGAAATTGGAAGTGATAAGCACATCACACTGCAAAATAACCATGTACATGTCAGCCAGGTAAATCAGTTGAATGTCGCTTATTGACTGTGTCACTAAGAGATGTACATGAGCAAACTGATCTGCTTTCCGTACTTTAAACATGGAACAATCCTGATCCCTTTCCTAGGAAAGCAGGTGGACTCGTCACCTTTTCTCCCCACGTCAGAACGAGTGCTCAACAGACTCCACATCAAGTGGCACAGTAACAGTGTGGGTGCACATCAGTGTTGTCTGTCACAGCCAGCATCCTCAGTTTCTTTAACCGGTCAGTTCCACACGCAAAACTATGCTGCACTTCATGCACATTATGACCTGGTCACTATACACGATGCCATATATACGACTGTTGCACTCTCGACAAAGTGAGGCTTTATAGTATAATTACCGGGTCGATGGCCATCTATCGATGGTTAAAAAAGCACTGCATCAGTACTTTAATATTCCTTGttcttatttcattttctttttctcacttGTGAGTGGAATACCCGTTTACTACACGATGCTTGTATTTCCACTCAAAATCATGGTTTTTTTCTAGCAGTAAAGGAGTAGTTTGCCACTGCTTTCCCCTCGCGATGTCCCAGTTGCCTCTGAAACCAACGTCTAAAAGTATGGTTCAGATGAACAATTACGTAGCTGTTGTAGAACATGTCTTTCTATGATTCAGTATTGACAAATATGGCAGTTTTACTAAATAAATTTGGTGAATAGCACTAGAAGAGAGCAATGGTTGGACCCTCAAAGATAATGAAAAACAAAGATGTTAGCATCAGAACTAAAATTCACATGGCCAACgctgtttgtttatttctgtgGTGATGTGCAAGTTTGAGTTGTGAAACTTAACTAAACAaaggaataaagcaagaaaacagcaacatttttttcagtTAAGGTTCAGTCGAAGAGTTCTCAGAATCTCCCAGACTGTAAAATGAACCATTATCCCAACCACAAAAGAGCCTACTATTTGACGAAAAGGTCCTGAAACAAATTTTCTTATTCTGATCATGTCATGAGGGCTGCTGGTTCAATGGGGCGAAAACTAATTTAATAGaaactgatgggctagttggtgagccacgaTATGGAATAAGCATCGCACTTGACAAAAACACATGGAAGCACACATGAAAAAAGGACATATACAGGTGTTGATGTGTTGATGTATGCCCTTTTGTGTGATATAACACGTTTTTTTCTAGCATGACGCTTCTTCCATATCAAGAAAATATAATAGCCAAAGTGAAAGGTAAGAGAAAGCAAGGTTGCCCTTGCATGAAATGTTTAAATAGTGTTCGCTGGCCACAGGGAAACATTGCAAAACTTACTCTGAATAGATTTCAATGCTGGTCATACAATCATGGTGTCACCAGGATCAGCAACTTGATGGTACCCAACGATAACAATATGGTTGTACTGTGTATGTTTTACATTATAGTCCTTTCTTGAACATGTATTCACTTAAATTGTCTTCACAGCATGCAAATATTAAGGAAATAAGGAACAGGTAGAGGATGAAACATTGTATACTTAATTAAATACTGTAGTTTTACATGCCAATACCAAGATATTATTATAAGATATAGCATAAAGGGGGATTCTGGATTAACTTTTGACCACCtcaggttccttaacgtgcatttACATTCAAGTACACAGGTGATTTCATAATTCACCCCCCGTCAAAGCATTGCCACCATGGTAGCTAAGCAACCACAACAGGAGTGCTAATTTCCAGCTGATTTTATTTTTGTGATGAACTAGATATGTATACACTAGTGAAAAGAGAAGACAAAGAAAGCAACTGATGTCATACATCAACTGTCACATTTCAAGCTTATGCCGACAACTGTCTCAGAACTGTGCAAGGCATTCAAATTTATGCATCAGTGTGGTTACACTCGCATCACCAAGCTTATTATTTGTCTCAATAACTTCCTAAATTAACTAGGCCTTTTGCTGAGCCACTACCATGTATGATTAAAAGTGCACGAATGCAGTCATGGTAGTGAATTCCCTGACGAACCCACACAGTGCATTAGTTGCTAGTCAGCACTATTGTAAATCCCCACATTACGACGAATGTGCAATGCTCCACCATATGGTATGGGCATGCAATAACATGCCACAGCTCACACCTATTAGACATCCCGCCACATGGCAATGGGAGGCAGTACTGTCCATCCCAAACTTGACAGACCTGCTCTAACCGGTCTGCTGAGCATGAAGGGCAATGGGTGCTAGACTCCTTGGCTGAGGGGGACCATCCATTGAAGAGCTGAAAAGCTGGCAGTGCTCACTTTGCTCCCTTGCATTTCTGCACAGTTCTCTCTCTCACAATGCTCTTTCACTGCGTGCACGTTCCTTATTTTCTGAATACATGTGTGCCTTGAACACCATCAGAATGAACAGCTACCAACACACCTAAGCTTAAAATATTTGTATGTTGACAAGAAAAGTGTAGTTGCACTACAGATTTGAATGTTGTTTTTCAAAGGTTGTCTGGTCCCGTAAGCTTCACGTATCCAACAGTCTAGCAAACATAATCAACTAGTATCAACTACATCTTGAAAAGGCTATTTAGAAGGCCAAAACATACTCTCATTTTGACCAACCACCACGAGATGCTGCTCCCATTACCAGTCACACTACAGTGCATGTTTTATTACAGAGAGCTACAACTTCATTCAAGCTACAACATATGTCATGCTTCTCATAGATGGGCACTTTTGAGCATACTTGAATCAAATGAAATCTAACTCACTACAGCCCAGATGCTGCCACATGGTCACATTAAAGCGCACCTGTACTTCATTCTGCTCGATTCCCGTTTTGCCAAATGCCATAGAAAATCTTAAGCATGATCAAAGAATGTCACTTGCACACTGGAACTTTGTAAGATATTACTAACAATATAGGAGCTAAAAAGGTTAGCCAAACAATTAGGCCCGGCAAGACCCATGCGTGACTGTCGCACGCCGGTACGCTTTAAATCGATTGTTTTCGTCAGCGGCTCATCGATAAAGCTTTCGTCTATCCGGGTACGTGTCGCAAGCCGGTGTCTATATTTACGCCAGCTTACCGTACGGATCAATGTCGTTCCTTGGAGTATGCGGCGGCTCGCAGCCCACGGTTCTGCAAGCGATTTTCGCTTGCGAAAAGACACATCTACCAATGATTCATTCATGCTGAAACGTCCACAACAGAAACCATGAAAGTCGGGCCGAGTATGGTCAATTCCCCGGCACAAACGACATAATTTGAGGCGAATGGGACTAGATCGTGGGATCGTACTTGCGCATCACATCAACGTCTTCTTTCTAAGAGGCACTGCCTTAATTTGGGACAACGCGGAGAAAGCCGCGCAATGACCACAACACGAGCGGAGACAGCGCGTACTGGCACGTGTGCACGAGCATCGCAGTATGTAGTACGGTACTTTCTTTACCTGTGCCGAGCCGGCTGCGCGGTTGAGAGGATGCGACAACTCCAAAAGACGCCGCCGTCCAGAGCGAACACACAGAAAGTATTTAATCTCCAATGCTTCCTGTCTTCAAGTGGCTACCATGCTACATCCGTACACTAAATTGTCTCCCCAGTCTACGACAGGCGCAACCGAAACATGCTGTAGGCCAACAAAACCACATTGGCCGTTTTTATTCAGCCACTCCGCCAACTCCGCTGCAGCACAGGAGAGGTAGCAACCAATTATACATTCTGCACAGGACATGACGTAGCACGGTGCGATAAACGAGGCACCACAGACGACGACCcgttaaaaaaaatacaaaagaacggAAAGGAGGAAACGGAAAGAATTATCGATAAAACATCTAATAGCTCACCGGGAGGCTGTGCTGAGCGTTTTGCCTCGTTGGCGATCCCTGGTGATGAACTTGTGTTGCAAGCTTTTCGTAGTTGGTCTTCATGCCGGATCTGCAGTGcctgttgttgttttctttgtttttacaaCAGTTACATGCGCGGAGTGTTGACGGCAACCTACGCGCTCCGGTGTAGACGGAGGCGCACTGCACACGGTTTGAGCATCATGCTCAAACCCAGCAACGCCGAGATGGCACTGCTGTACGCACCATCCGCCCAACGCGCCTGCTGTTTCGCCTTCCCACACGACgctcgtagaaaaaaaaattactgagCATGTGACACGACTTGTTTTGCATAGTGCACTGAACTGCGCCGTTATTTTGAGCTTTCgtatgaaaaagaaaataacttCATAGAGGCATCTGTCTCCTCGCACGCATCGTAACTACGGCAACTACGGTACTCCGAATCGTGACGTGCAGAAATTCGTGCGCACTTTTGAAATTGTAGATAAAATTTGACATACTGATTCCATAAGTCAAACACCACGTTTGCTTTATATTTTTCCCCTTTAAAAGCAGAAAATTGAAGCCCCTAGCTggatacacttttttttttctttcattaaagCTCGACAAGTTGACGGTGGTCTGCTGGTCTGCTCACTCGCTCCGGTTCGATAGCGTTTAACTGGTTTAACCATTGATGAGTTTTCGATGCCTTCATGAATACTGTTCAGTGCCTTCCATGGCAATGTTTCTTGCACAGTAATCTCGAGACGATCAAAGGCGGGACCGGTTTCACGTCAAGTAGCTTTATGTGTTATCAAAGCTGCGGCGAGTGCTGCTCTTCGGCTGGTCGCTAAGTTGCGTTCCCTCTTGAGCGTGCGCAATTATGTCTGAAAGTTTCTTTGTACTTAAGTGAAAGCAATTAAGTGCGGACATGGCTGCGGATGAATGTTACATGTTTTCTCAAAGCGACCTGCCAGCATCAAGTTTTGGACTTATTGAGGAAATTCGGAGGCAGGGAAAGCTATGTGACATCACGCTCAAGGTGAATACCTTGTGTTCATTGCCTTTTTACAATGAGTGCTTGGAAAAAATGTAAAGCTTGGCTCTCTTTGGTTGCCTAGGTCGACGATGAAATCTTCACCGCGCATAGAATTGTCCTGGCCTCCACTATACCCTACTTTTACGCTATGTTCATGCACGATATGATGGAAAGCAAACAAAAGGAGATTACCATTCGTGGCATTGAGGCCTCGTAAGTTAATATTTCTTCTTTCCGTGCGAGGAACGTTCACATTATTTTGTATTTTAGGGCACTGGAAGCTCTCATCAATTTTGCGTATAGCGGCAAGGTGAATATCACAGCCACCAACGTGCAGTCTTTGCTCGTTGGTGCTTCATTTCTCCAGCTGCTCAAAGTAAGGGAGGCGTGTTCGGAGTTCCTTGTTAAAAGGTAAGCGTTGGTGTTTTAATTTTAATTGGGTACACACTGTTGGCGTGCCCTCGAACTTCCATGGTAACCTGTTGCTGCCTATTTTGCGCAGGCTTCATCCCACCAATGTCTTGGGCATACGTTCGTTTGCGGACACTCTTGGCTGCCCTGGCCTGGTTGAGGCCACTAACAAATTCATTCAGAAGCACTTTTTGGACGTCTGCCAGTCAGATGAATTCCTTGCACTCCCCCTGCAAGACGCGATTGAAATCATTGGCTGGGACCAGCTCTATGTTGTTTCTGAGGAGCAGGTATAGACTTTTTGTTAGATTGAAAAAAGGAAAATATTTAAATAGGTTCTTAGTTTGGGTGACACCAACATTGCTACCACGCTTTACTAGGCATCTGTGTTTACATAGCAGATACGAATGAAAGGCACTGATTTCCATGCTCTGAATACTATGCATGCTATTGATCATTTGCCCCTTGGAGTTCATTTGTTTCTCTACATGTACTACTAATGGATTTCTAATTTTATTGGATGTTTTAAATGTTCTCATCCTACTAAGAAGAGGTGAGAAAGTGGCAATGTTCAAATGGTGGGTGAACAATGCGCAGACCAGCTCTGCCAGCACTTTATTATATTGCAAAACTTTGTGCAGGTAGTTGCCTGATGGCAGCTACCTGCAGACCAAAGGGATGCTTAACCAAAGGATGTGCAAACCAAAGGTATGCTTAAGCAAAGGGATTGAGCTTTTTATCACATTTATAACTCTTGCTTTCTATATGTCTCATGCATCATTCCAACATAAATACTGATTCTAGTTTATACATTAGGCAAGCAAAAATGGGTATACATTGTGTGAAAACAAATTTTGCTGAGAAAAGGCAGAAAAATGAGTTATTTCATACACATATGTACACtacaaattttttttattattattaaatgaatAGTAGACTGCCGTAGTATTGCACCTCAATATATCTGACATACTGCTTTTAATGGTAATAGCCATTACGTAGCAAGCTTCTCGGCAGGTTGCTGTAACGAAGCCTTGATCATTAGCAGATGTGTTGATGCTAAGAAAAACATTCCCGTTGCTGAGACTCGAGTCTCAGCTGAGACTCAATTCTAAATTGCTATTTCACAGATTGCACCATACAAAATTTGCCATGGCAGGTAAGGTGTTGCACTGCGAAGCTCGAGGATGTGAGTTTGATTCCAGGCCACAGCTGGCGCGTTTGATGGagccgaaatgcaagaacacctgtgaatcccaggtggtgaaaatttaTCTGGAGTTTGCCACTATGGCACGCTTCATAATCagatcatggttttggcatgtaaagccCCAGAATTCATCTAATTtaataacaaaaaaattcagCGTCTGGATATTCGGATAGGAACTAGAGTCTGGTGCAGCTTGAGAAGTCCAGAGAGGCTccacccagatgaccgaagcacaGCGGCTGATTTCCTCTGAAACTAAAGGAATAGTTCCGCTTATACACTCGGCAGTGTTTTCCTAAGGCGGGGTCACCGCCCATTTGGCTTACGATGTCAGTCTGGGGcatgcgcccattggtgcaggtttCTGTGcgtctgcctttgaggagaaaatgccgcagacttctaaagtggTACCTGACTAAACATGTGGTGCAAGCTGTATAATGATGTTTGTGTGTTCTCATCTTGCATGCCTATCGCGTAGTGATTTAAGTGGCTTCTATTATAAATAGTGCGATACAGAGCAAGTCCCACTGAACCTGTGTACATGATTTGTTCAGAAGGGAGTGGTTTCCAACACTGTGTGCATGAGCACCTTGAGCACATGGATAGCACAGTGAACAGAAGAATTAGTGTGGCTCATAGGTGAATGTCCTAAATTTGCATAGCTAGAAAGTGAAATGGTGTAATCAGTTTTTCTTGTTCTCCTAAAGTAATCACTAAAGTGAAGAAACAAATATTCTGGAAGTTTTGAGAGAGTACTAGCACATATGTTCAAAAGTTATATAAACAATGTAGCATGCTTGCTGCTCTCGAAAGACGACACTCAATGAATTTGAGGAGTAGGAAGCATTGATTAAAACATCACTTTCATTTGCAAATAGCTTGTCTAGAAACTCTGGACATGACATGATGAGCATCGTCGTGAAGtcatgaaacaaagaaaaatttgcTAACATTCAGCAATGAGCAGTATGATAATgttgctcacaaaaaaaaaataataatagtaacaTTATGTTTATAATGCTGCAACCTACAATACTCAGTGTGTTACCAGGGTTTCTGATTTAAACCATTGTGTAAGCGTCTTTTGAAGGTAGATGAGCACTCATGCTAAGGAAACAGAGCAGGAAAGATTGTTTTGCAAATTGAACATGTTTTCTGTCTGTATCTGTTTCCTTTCCTCGGCATTAGCTCTTATTTACCTTCAAATGTTGCACCGATTAGCCCAATGTCTCATGTTTCTATGTAAGGCCCATTGTGCTGAAATTGCATGTCAAGTGCAATTAATGTGGTAGGTCTTGTACTGTGGCTTATACATGTGCCAAGCTCTTTGTGTCCAACTTGTGGATACTGCTGTGACATGtttgagcacttctttttgcaATGCCAGACTGTAAGCTTTAGGCAATCATCATTTTGGGCAGCTCAGTTTCTCACACTCTTCACTCGCTGGCTTTATTCCTGAAAAGTTGAACTTCAGGTGTACTAGAAATGCTGCAGAGTTACTATAGACTTCCTTTCAGCTGTTGGACCCTATTCTCTAGCTTCCCTGTCTATGCATGTTGTGTTTTACCCTgctcgtgctcttttttttcaaGTGGGTGTGCTTGGTGCTCCATTCAGCAAACCTGCTTTTCTTAATATTTTGTGCGGTGCTTGTTTTCATTAAATAAGTGTTATCAGTTTGCACTTGCTGAAGTTGTAAAATGCCACCACAGTAATTTATGAATTAGATTGCTGGTGCCCATTGAATACCACATGACTTTGCGTCCAAAAGCTTGTGTAGTTGTTATTTCTGGGATTTACATTTTGACCACCCTGGCAGCAACACTGTTCACTTGCACTGTTCCCTTTTGCAGGTATTTGAAGCAGTGATGTCATGGGTGCTGTATGACCGTGAAAACCGGGGCGCAATATTGCCAGAGGTGCTGGCACATGTCCGATTGCCACTGCTGAGCCCCCAGTTTCTGGCAGACCGGGTAGCTGCAGAGCCTTTAGTGCGTGGTTGCCACCGATGTCGTGACCTACTGGATGAGGCACGAGACTATTTGCTCATGCCTGAGCGTCGGCCATTGTTGCAGGGTTTTCGCACTCGGCCTCGCTGCTGTCCTGATGTGGCAGGTCACATCTATGCCGTTGGTGGTCTCACTAAAGCAGGTCAGTTCCACTACTTGAATGTTGCAATTTAAAATTGCAAAATACATGAGAACCGGAAAAGTTTTGGCCTACCCTTCCTATTGGCTGCACTGCTAACCAGGTTCGATTCCCATCCACGTCTGCATTTCAATGGTGGCAAAATACAAAAGCACCTGTACACATAGA includes these proteins:
- the LOC119406964 gene encoding kelch-like protein 18, translating into MAADECYMFSQSDLPASSFGLIEEIRRQGKLCDITLKVDDEIFTAHRIVLASTIPYFYAMFMHDMMESKQKEITIRGIEASALEALINFAYSGKVNITATNVQSLLVGASFLQLLKVREACSEFLVKRLHPTNVLGIRSFADTLGCPGLVEATNKFIQKHFLDVCQSDEFLALPLQDAIEIIGWDQLYVVSEEQVFEAVMSWVLYDRENRGAILPEVLAHVRLPLLSPQFLADRVAAEPLVRGCHRCRDLLDEARDYLLMPERRPLLQGFRTRPRCCPDVAGHIYAVGGLTKAGDSQSTVEVYDPKLGHWQVAEAMSMTRSRVGVAVLRGKLYAIGGYNGLERLRTVEVFSPESRIWSRVASMNCKRSAVGAAVLHDKLYVCGGYDGVSSLNTVECYNPEKNEWTMVTSMSKHRSAAGVVAFDGHIYALGGHDGLSIFGSVERYDVQTGQWSPMPSMLTRRCRLGVAVLRGKIYVCGGYDGATFLQTTEAFDPVTQQWQFVAPMNVTRSRVALVANCGRLFAVGGYDGVSNLSTVEVYDPEADQWTPIASMCAHEGGVGVGVLPPL